The Arachis duranensis cultivar V14167 chromosome 2, aradu.V14167.gnm2.J7QH, whole genome shotgun sequence genome has a window encoding:
- the LOC107474343 gene encoding uncharacterized protein LOC107474343, protein MSQPSGTIVFNTVGRPQYGFDIFSVDLHNHHTAAFADRRLTDGVSINFNAQFIEENDSVVFVSERTGSPRFYLTRPEDKPQPLPFVPNSLFHDRPTIKNGKLYFVSTHEPPEPETVFKSWNAVYSTAVDSVDGVVTRITPKGVVDYSPAVSLTGKFMAVASHGSGLWRGDFRELETEIVVFSESEPENRVVVSERGGWPTWSQDNTIFFHRIAEDGWWSIFRVDLFDSELCRTDPPVRITPAGVHCFTPAAMHDGKRIAVATRRPGSSFRHIEIFDLELQSFQPVTETINPSFHHYNPFVSRNSRYLGYHRFRGDPTQGESTYPHLDPVQSPIQNLQLLRLNGSFPIFSPCGDFIAFNHDFDGNGGVKIIRSNGSKRWTLLKGRTCFYNSWSPSEKHVIYTSVGPIFESVSKSVEIARIEFELDHLTNDRKEIPSKMKILTKSGTGNNAFPSCSPDGKSIVFRSGRSGHKNLYIVDAVDGEFNGGLRRLTEGAWIDTMPCWSPKGDLIAFSSNMHNPTNPEVFGIYVVQPDGSGLRRVEVAKGELAERERLNHVFFSSNGEWLLFTANIGGVTAEAVSLPNQFQPYGDLYAVRLDGSGLRRLTCNAYENGTPTWYDGVLALCSEDEKEDDSDVLMGAFQEPLWIN, encoded by the coding sequence ATGTCGCAACCATCCGGAACCATCGTTTTCAACACCGTTGGGAGACCCCAATACGGCTTCGACATTTTCTCAGTCGACCTCCACAACCACCACACTGCTGCCTTCGCTGACCGCCGACTCACGGACGGTGTCTCAATAAACTTCAACGCCCAGTTTATTGAGGAAAACGACAGTGTCGTCTTCGTCTCAGAACGAACAGGGTCGCCCCGGTTTTACCTAACCCGACCCGAAGATAAACCCCAACCTTTGCCCTTCGTCCCTAATAGCCTCTTCCACGATCGACCAACTATTAAGAACGGCAAACTCTACTTCGTTTCGACCCACGAGCCACCCGAACCTGAAACTGTTTTCAAGAGCTGGAATGCCGTTTATTCCACCGCCGTAGACAGCGTCGATGGAGTAGTGACTAGGATTACACCTAAAGGTGTGGTTGATTACAGCCCTGCCGTGTCACTCACCGGGAAATTCATGGCCGTCGCTTCCCACGGCTCCGGACTGTGGCGCGGCGATTTCCGAGAGCTTGAAACGGAAATCGTTGTTTTCTCTGAGTCCGAACCTGAGAATCGCGTCGTCGTGAGTGAGCGTGGCGGATGGCCGACTTGGTCACAAGACAACACGATATTCTTCCATAGAATTGCAGAGGATGGCTGGTGGAGCATTTTCCGGGTTGATTTATTCGATTCGGAGCTATGCCGAACGGACCCGCCGGTTCGGATCACGCCGGCAGGAGTACACTGCTTCACGCCGGCGGCAATGCACGATGGAAAGCGTATCGCCGTCGCAACTCGCCGGCCAGGGAGCAGTTTTCGCCACATTGAGATATTTGATCTTGAATTGCAATCGTTCCAACCAGTCACGGAAACAATAAATCCAAGTTTCCACCATTACAATCCTTTCGTATCTCGCAACTCACGGTACCTTGGGTACCACCGATTCAGAGGCGACCCAACTCAGGGCGAGTCCACGTACCCGCATCTTGATCCTGTTCAGTCTCCAATTCAGAACCTACAGTTACTGAGACTAAACGGTTCGTTCCCCATCTTTTCCCCATGTGGTGATTTCATTGCTTTCAATCACGATTTTGACGGTAACGGCGGCGTCAAGATAATCAGATCCAATGGTTCGAAGCGCTGGACATTGCTGAAGGGACGCACGTGCTTCTACAACTCTTGGAGCCCATCGGAGAAGCACGTTATATACACCTCCGTGGGTCCAATTTTCGAGTCGGTTTCGAAATCGGTTGAAATCGCACGGATAGAATTCGAGCTGGACCATCTAACCAATGACCGAAAAGAGATTCCATCTAAGATGAAGATTCTGACCAAATCCGGCACCGGAAATAACGCTTTCCCGTCGTGCTCTCCGGACGGGAAATCCATCGTGTTTCGTTCTGGTAGATCAGGGCACAAGAATTTATACATAGTTGACGCTGTTGACGGCGAGTTTAACGGCGGTTTACGGAGGCTGACGGAAGGAGCGTGGATCGATACGATGCCGTGTTGGTCACCGAAGGGTGATCTAATTGCGTTTTCTTCGAACATGCATAATCCAACGAATCCAGAGGTTTTTGGAATTTATGTGGTGCAGCCCGATGGTAGTGGTTTGCGGAGGGTTGAAGTGGCGAAGGGAGAATTGGCGGAGAGGGAGAGGTTAAATCACGTGTTCTTTAGCTCTAATGGAGAGTGGTTGCTGTTCACGGCTAACATAGGTGGCGTGACGGCGGAGGCGGTGTCGTTACCAAACCAGTTTCAGCCGTACGGGGACTTGTATGCGGTGAGGTTGGATGGGAGTGGGTTGAGGAGGCTGACGTGTAATGCGTATGAGAATGGGACGCCGACGTGGTACGATGGGGTTTTGGCGCTATGCTCTGAAGATGAGAAGGAAGATGATAGTGACGTGTTGATGGGTGCTTTTCAAGAACCACTTTGGATCAACTGA